The following coding sequences lie in one Fundulus heteroclitus isolate FHET01 chromosome 20, MU-UCD_Fhet_4.1, whole genome shotgun sequence genomic window:
- the LOC105920806 gene encoding nuclear factor 7, ovary-like: MAFRPEADLTCSICRDVFKDPVVLTCSHSFCNNCVKSVWPQYRGKETRTLEGVCSVHSERFKLFCLDHQEPVCVVCRDSHAHSQHRFRPIDEAAQEGKKRLQVSVLPLKKKLKLFEEAKEQFEEKEKYMKTQAEHTEAQIKEHFKKLYRFLQKEEKKRIAALRYEGKNNRKWFRLDFDDLSKNVALLSETIRVTKKELQAESLTFLQHLNTAEENIQRCIQLKDPPMEDTISCTPVFLDPSTAHPHLAVSEDLTSLRYRRRKKVLKIQETIDYYRCVLGSESFNSGSHTWDVEVGDSGHWGLGVAAWLAYRKKDLKSGLWIIKFQRNEYSAMSPQDEVRLRHVKTFKRIRVHLRCDRRKLSFYDPETGAHIHSFTQIADSRLYPYFSNGKRSPVRILPANSSTKIPPLIIIGFIVMMMTLVSILTLI; the protein is encoded by the exons ATGGCTTTCAGGCCAGAAGCAGATCTGACCTGCTCCATCTGTCGAGACGTTTTCAAAGATCCAGTTGTGCTGACATGCAGCCACAGCTTCTGCAATAACTGCGTGAAGTCCGTGTG GCCGCAGTACAGAGGAAAGGAAACGAGGACTCTGGAAGGAGTGTGCAGCGTTCACTCTGAAAGGTTCAAACTGTTCTGCCTGGATCATCAGGAGCCTGTGTGTGTCGTCTGTCGAGATTCCCACGCACACAGCCAGCACAGATTCAGGCCAATCGACGAGGCTGCacaagaaggaaaaaagagGCTCCAGGTGTCGGTGCTGCccctgaagaagaagctgaagctCTTTGAAGAAGCCAAGGAACaatttgaagaaaaagagaagtaCATGAAGACCCAGGCTGAGCACACAGAGGCCCAGATTAAAGAGCACTTCAAGAAACTTTACCGGTTTCTGCAAAaggaagagaagaagaggatCGCTGCTTTAAGGTACGAAGGAAAGAACAACAGGAAATGGTTCAGACTTGACTTTGATGACCTGAGCAAAAACGTAGCTTTGCTTTCAGAAACCATCAGAGTCACGAAAAAGGAGCTGCAAGCTGAAAGTCTCACTTTTCTGCAGCACCTAAATACTGCAGAGGAAAACATCCAGCGGTGCATCCAGCTGAAGGACCCTCCA ATGGAGGACACCATCTCCTGCACCCCTGTGTTCCTGGACCCCAGCACGGCTCATCCTCACCTCGCCGTCTCAGAAGACCTGACAAGTTTGAGGTatagaaggagaaaaaaagttcTTAAAATACAAGAAACGATCGACTACTACCGCTGCGTCCTGGGATCTGAGAGCTTTAACTCGGGATCTCACACCTGGGACGTAGAAGTCGGAGACAGCGGTCACTGGGGACTGGGTGTGGCGGCCTGGTTAGCCTACAGGAAGAAAGACTTAAAGTCTGGATTGTGGATCATCAAGTTTCAGCGTAACGAATATTCAGCGATGTCTCCGCAGGATGAGGTGAGGCTCCGCCACGTAAAGACGTTTAAGAGGATCAGAGTCCATCTGCGGTGCGACAGAAGAAAACTGTCGTTTTATGACCCTGAAACTGGAGCTCACATTCACTCCTTCACACAGATTGCAGACTCGCGTCTTTATCCGTATTTCAGCAACGGAAAGAGGTCCCCCGTGAGGATTTTACCAGCAAATAGCTCGACTAAGATACCACCGCTAATAATTATCGGTTTTATAGTGATGATGATGACTTTGGTTTCAATTCTGACGCTAATTTAG